One stretch of Penaeus vannamei isolate JL-2024 chromosome 7, ASM4276789v1, whole genome shotgun sequence DNA includes these proteins:
- the LOC138862189 gene encoding uncharacterized protein has protein sequence MLTSPPPSSSREQTIFTINHNLYTVIITATSPPLPTSLIPTTDYNPSIAIITSNVTTHSDITTTKTSSPSPRFKYPQPPPPPPHSPPSSRFSTPNHYHLHHTHHPHLYHPSPRFSTPNHHHLHHTHHPHLHHPHPASVPPTTTLTTLTLAPLQVPPTTTTSTTLTSRKPFQHRHRCIDLPPPPHVPVPRDNTAVAALFHGPLTDGN, from the coding sequence ATGctgacatcaccaccaccatcatcatcacgagAACAAACAATCttcaccataaaccataacctCTACACTGTAATCATAACTGCAACATCACCACCCCTTCCAACATCCCTCATCCCCACCACAGACTACAACCCCTCTATTGCAATCATAACCTCAAATGTCACCACTCACTccgacatcaccaccaccaagacatcatcaccctcaccccgcTTCAAgtacccccaaccaccaccacctccaccacactcaccaccctCATCCCGCTTCAGCACCCccaaccactaccacctccaccacactcaccaccctCACCTCTATCACCCCTCACCCCGCTTCAgcacccccaaccaccaccacctccaccacactcaccaccctcacctccaTCACCCTCATCCCGCTTCAGTACCCCcaaccaccacactcaccaccctcaccctcgccccgcTTCAAgtacccccaaccaccaccacctccaccaccctcacctccagGAAGCCCTTCCAGCACCGACACCGCTGCatcgacctcccccctcccccccacgtccCCGTCCCCCGTGACAACACCGCGGTGGCAGCCCTCTTCCACGGCCCGCTGACCGATGGAAATTAA